A region from the Oncorhynchus keta strain PuntledgeMale-10-30-2019 chromosome 5, Oket_V2, whole genome shotgun sequence genome encodes:
- the syt5a gene encoding synaptotagmin Va isoform X2 produces MRLASVQARARRAAEEREEPPPGPAPPSTHHSDHQFKNMKSKFFNELTHMPMPMWAIGAIVVVVLALVACLCFCIWKKCINKGKKPKKVRERKGGRGRRKKEGAGEGEEGKEGEGKEGEEEEKENFGKLEFTLDYNFTDNQLIVGILQAENLAAMDMGGTSDPYVKVYMLPDKKKKFETKVQRKNLCPVFNETFIFKIPYQELGGQTLVLQVFDFDRFGKHDVIGQISIPMNSVDLAQPLHEWRDLVGGEKEEVEKLGDICISLRYVPTAGKLTINIMEAKHLKAMDCGGLSDPFVKVVLQHQGKRLKKKKTTVKQNTLNPYFNESFSFEIPFGQIQKVQVLITVYDYDKLGSNDAIGKVWIGFGASGVGLRHWSDMLANPRRPVAQWHALCPEEEVDEALKKPLR; encoded by the exons ATGCGATTGGCCAGTGTGCAAGCGCGGGCTCGTCGGGcggctgaggagagagaagagccgCCCCCAGGCCCcgcccctccctccacccaccaCTCTGATCACCAGTTCAAGAACATGAAGAGCAAGTTCTTCAACGAACTCACCCACATGCCAA TGCCCATGTGGGCAATAGGAGccatagtggtggtggtgctggctCTGGTGGCCTGTCTTTGTTTCTGTATCTGGAAGAAGTGCATCAACAAGGGCAAGAAGCCCAAGAAAGTACGCGAGAGGAAAGGAGGCCGAGGCagaagaaagaaggagggagccggagaaggagaggagggaaag GAAGGAGAGggtaaggaaggagaggaggaggaaaaagagAATTTCGGAAAACTGGAGTTCACCCTGGACTACAACTTCACTGacaaccag CTGATCGTGGGCATCCTGCAGGCTGAAAACCTGGCAGCCATGGACATGGGCGGCACCTCAGACCCCTATGTCAAGGTATACATGCTACCAGACAAGAAGAAGAAGTTTGAGACCAAAGTCCAGCGCAAGAACCTATGCCCCGTGTTCAATGAGACCTTCATCTTCAAG ATCCCCTACCAGGAGCTGGGCGGTCAGACTCTGGTCCTGCAGGTCTTTGACTTTGATCGCTTTGGTAAACACGACGTGATTGGGCAGATCTCCATCCCCATGAACAGTGTGGACCTGGCTCAGCCACTCCATGAATGGAGGGATCTGgttggaggagagaaagaggag GTAGAGAAGTTAGGGGACATCTGTATCTCTCTGCGCTACGTCCCCACGGCCGGTAAATTGACCATCAACATCATGGAGGCCAAGCACCTGAAGGCGATGGACTGTGGAGGCTTGTCAG ATCCCTTCGTTAAAGTGGTGCTGCAGCACCAAGGCAAGCggctgaagaagaagaagacgacGGTCAAACAGAACACTCTGAACCCCTACTTCAACGAAAGCTTCAGCTTCGAGATCCCCTTTGGCCAAATACAG AAAGTCCAAGTGTTGATCACGGTGTACGATTACGACAAGCTGGGCAGCAACGACGCCATCGGGAAGGTTTGGATCGGCTTCGGCGCCTCAGGGGTGGGCCTCCGCCATTGGTCAGACATGCTGGCCAATCCAAGACGTCCCGTGGCCCAGTGGCACGCCCTGTGTCctgaggaggaggtggatgaggCCCTGAAGAAACCCCTccgctaa
- the syt5a gene encoding synaptotagmin Va isoform X1: protein MRLASVQARARRAAEEREEPPPGPAPPSTHHSDHQFKNMKSKFFNELTHMPNHKLKMPMWAIGAIVVVVLALVACLCFCIWKKCINKGKKPKKVRERKGGRGRRKKEGAGEGEEGKEGEGKEGEEEEKENFGKLEFTLDYNFTDNQLIVGILQAENLAAMDMGGTSDPYVKVYMLPDKKKKFETKVQRKNLCPVFNETFIFKIPYQELGGQTLVLQVFDFDRFGKHDVIGQISIPMNSVDLAQPLHEWRDLVGGEKEEVEKLGDICISLRYVPTAGKLTINIMEAKHLKAMDCGGLSDPFVKVVLQHQGKRLKKKKTTVKQNTLNPYFNESFSFEIPFGQIQKVQVLITVYDYDKLGSNDAIGKVWIGFGASGVGLRHWSDMLANPRRPVAQWHALCPEEEVDEALKKPLR, encoded by the exons ATGCGATTGGCCAGTGTGCAAGCGCGGGCTCGTCGGGcggctgaggagagagaagagccgCCCCCAGGCCCcgcccctccctccacccaccaCTCTGATCACCAGTTCAAGAACATGAAGAGCAAGTTCTTCAACGAACTCACCCACATGCCAA ATCATAAACTCAAAA TGCCCATGTGGGCAATAGGAGccatagtggtggtggtgctggctCTGGTGGCCTGTCTTTGTTTCTGTATCTGGAAGAAGTGCATCAACAAGGGCAAGAAGCCCAAGAAAGTACGCGAGAGGAAAGGAGGCCGAGGCagaagaaagaaggagggagccggagaaggagaggagggaaag GAAGGAGAGggtaaggaaggagaggaggaggaaaaagagAATTTCGGAAAACTGGAGTTCACCCTGGACTACAACTTCACTGacaaccag CTGATCGTGGGCATCCTGCAGGCTGAAAACCTGGCAGCCATGGACATGGGCGGCACCTCAGACCCCTATGTCAAGGTATACATGCTACCAGACAAGAAGAAGAAGTTTGAGACCAAAGTCCAGCGCAAGAACCTATGCCCCGTGTTCAATGAGACCTTCATCTTCAAG ATCCCCTACCAGGAGCTGGGCGGTCAGACTCTGGTCCTGCAGGTCTTTGACTTTGATCGCTTTGGTAAACACGACGTGATTGGGCAGATCTCCATCCCCATGAACAGTGTGGACCTGGCTCAGCCACTCCATGAATGGAGGGATCTGgttggaggagagaaagaggag GTAGAGAAGTTAGGGGACATCTGTATCTCTCTGCGCTACGTCCCCACGGCCGGTAAATTGACCATCAACATCATGGAGGCCAAGCACCTGAAGGCGATGGACTGTGGAGGCTTGTCAG ATCCCTTCGTTAAAGTGGTGCTGCAGCACCAAGGCAAGCggctgaagaagaagaagacgacGGTCAAACAGAACACTCTGAACCCCTACTTCAACGAAAGCTTCAGCTTCGAGATCCCCTTTGGCCAAATACAG AAAGTCCAAGTGTTGATCACGGTGTACGATTACGACAAGCTGGGCAGCAACGACGCCATCGGGAAGGTTTGGATCGGCTTCGGCGCCTCAGGGGTGGGCCTCCGCCATTGGTCAGACATGCTGGCCAATCCAAGACGTCCCGTGGCCCAGTGGCACGCCCTGTGTCctgaggaggaggtggatgaggCCCTGAAGAAACCCCTccgctaa